The following proteins are encoded in a genomic region of Triticum dicoccoides isolate Atlit2015 ecotype Zavitan chromosome 1B, WEW_v2.0, whole genome shotgun sequence:
- the LOC119346718 gene encoding poly [ADP-ribose] polymerase tankyrase-1-like isoform X6, whose product MWIWSTRKVHLSSEPQSIGLGPCAHIQCRTPLLFATYHNGGTAEYLLDHGANQDKADHDGSTLLHYAAELGNCEMVELLLAKGAYVDPVSACGTPLHVAAGKGHYGAMKILLDHNADYNKMVNGVTPLIVATDAKSMKCIKLLVKAGANLKEAAAYTTLHAEKVVSDYFLNCIMEDVDANRDVPFDQGPMLKREIVTSGLISRGSNSLKNKDYVVAAKLYSKAMVLDPDDAVLFSDRSLCWLQLGDGKTALLDANRCRKMRPHWPKACHRQGEALMLLKDYEGASERFWDGLKLDPVDTDIEDALRISECHFVLSSMPMPSCHIPT is encoded by the exons ATGTGGATCTGGTCGACAAGGAAGGTCCATCTATCTTCAGAACCCCAATCTATTGGTTTAGGACCCTGCGCACACATTCAGT GTAGAACACCTCTGTTGTTTGCAACATACCACAATGGGGGTACTGCCGAATATCTTCTTGATCATGGCGCTAATCAAGACAAAGCTGATCACGATGGGTCTACCCTGTTACATTATGCCGCTGAATTAG GCAATTGTGAAATGGTAGAGCTTTTGCTTGCAAAAGGAGCTTATGTTGACCCGGTATCTGCTTGTGGAACACCACTTCATGTTGCTGCTGGTAAAGGGCATTATGGTGCTATGAAGATTTTACTGGACCACAATGCAGAT TACAACAAGATGGTAAATGGCGTGACACCTCTTATTGTTGCTACAGATGCCAAGTCAATGAAATGTATCAAGCTCCTAGTTAAG GCTGGTGCCAATCTCAAGGAAGCTGCAGCATATACAACTCTCCACGCGGAAAAAGTGGTTTCAGATTACTTTCTCAATTGCATAATGGAGGACGTTGATGCCAACCGTGATGTTCCTTTTGAT CAGGGGCCTATGCTTAAACGGGAAATCGTGACATCAGGGCTTATATCACGAGGGAGCAACTCTTTAAAGAACAAGGATTATGTTGTCGCAGCAAAATTGTACAGTAAG GCAATGGTGCTTGATCCTGATGATGCAGTCTTGTTCTCAGACAGGAGCCTTTGTTGGCTTCAACTGGGTGATGGAAAAACGGCTTTACTAGATGCTAATAGATGCAGAAAAATGCGGCCTCACTGGCCAAAAGCTTGTCACCGGCAGGGTGAAGCTCTGATGCTACTGAAG GACTATGAGGGCGCAAGTGAACGGTTCTGGGATGGACTCAAGTTGGACCCAGTGGACACTGATATCGAGGATGCATTACG GATTTCGGAATGCCACTTTGTACTGTCATCGATGCCAATGCCATCTTGCCATATACCAACCTAA
- the LOC119346718 gene encoding protein TANC1-like isoform X4 produces the protein MSSSTDAMASPCSHDQFDEPDRGTVLNYIFQAASDDELSIFKELVTIILDNGRGRPKEAIEELRVEDVGQLEGFSALHIAASKGSLEVCRYLVEELLVDVDLVDKEGRTPLLFATYHNGGTAEYLLDHGANQDKADHDGSTLLHYAAELGNCEMVELLLAKGAYVDPVSACGTPLHVAAGKGHYGAMKILLDHNADYNKMVNGVTPLIVATDAKSMKCIKLLVKGPMLKREIVTSGLISRGSNSLKNKDYVVAAKLYSKAMVLDPDDAVLFSDRSLCWLQLGDGKTALLDANRCRKMRPHWPKACHRQGEALMLLKDYEGASERFWDGLKLDPVDTDIEDALRISECHFVLSSMPMPSCHIPT, from the exons ATGTCCTCCTCTACCGACGCCATGGCGTCGCCATGCTCCCATGATCAATTCGACG AACCAGACCGTGGCACGGTGCTGAACTACATTTTCCAGGCGGCCTCCGACGATGAGCTCTCCATCTTCAAGG AGCTGGTCACGATAATACTGGACAATGGCAGGGGCCGCCCCAAGGAAGCGATTGAGGAATTGAGGGTGGAAGATGTCGGGCAGCTTGAAGGTTTCAGTGCGCTGCACATCGCGGCCAGTAAAGGGAGTCTGGAGGTGTGCAGGTACctcgtcgaggagctgctggtagATGTGGATCTGGTCGACAAGGAAG GTAGAACACCTCTGTTGTTTGCAACATACCACAATGGGGGTACTGCCGAATATCTTCTTGATCATGGCGCTAATCAAGACAAAGCTGATCACGATGGGTCTACCCTGTTACATTATGCCGCTGAATTAG GCAATTGTGAAATGGTAGAGCTTTTGCTTGCAAAAGGAGCTTATGTTGACCCGGTATCTGCTTGTGGAACACCACTTCATGTTGCTGCTGGTAAAGGGCATTATGGTGCTATGAAGATTTTACTGGACCACAATGCAGAT TACAACAAGATGGTAAATGGCGTGACACCTCTTATTGTTGCTACAGATGCCAAGTCAATGAAATGTATCAAGCTCCTAGTTAAG GGGCCTATGCTTAAACGGGAAATCGTGACATCAGGGCTTATATCACGAGGGAGCAACTCTTTAAAGAACAAGGATTATGTTGTCGCAGCAAAATTGTACAGTAAG GCAATGGTGCTTGATCCTGATGATGCAGTCTTGTTCTCAGACAGGAGCCTTTGTTGGCTTCAACTGGGTGATGGAAAAACGGCTTTACTAGATGCTAATAGATGCAGAAAAATGCGGCCTCACTGGCCAAAAGCTTGTCACCGGCAGGGTGAAGCTCTGATGCTACTGAAG GACTATGAGGGCGCAAGTGAACGGTTCTGGGATGGACTCAAGTTGGACCCAGTGGACACTGATATCGAGGATGCATTACG GATTTCGGAATGCCACTTTGTACTGTCATCGATGCCAATGCCATCTTGCCATATACCAACCTAA
- the LOC119346718 gene encoding protein TANC2-like isoform X2 → MSSSTDAMASPCSHDQFDEPDRGTVLNYIFQAASDDELSIFKELVTIILDNGRGRPKEAIEELRVEDVGQLEGFSALHIAASKGSLEVCRYLVEELLVDVDLVDKEGRTPLLFATYHNGGTAEYLLDHGANQDKADHDGSTLLHYAAELGNCEMVELLLAKGAYVDPVSACGTPLHVAAGKGHYGAMKILLDHNADYNKMVNGVTPLIVATDAKSMKCIKLLVKAGANLKEAAAYTTLHAEKVVSDYFLNCIMEDVDANRDVPFDGPMLKREIVTSGLISRGSNSLKNKDYVVAAKLYSKAMVLDPDDAVLFSDRSLCWLQLGDGKTALLDANRCRKMRPHWPKACHRQGEALMLLKDYEGASERFWDGLKLDPVDTDIEDALRISECHFVLSSMPMPSCHIPT, encoded by the exons ATGTCCTCCTCTACCGACGCCATGGCGTCGCCATGCTCCCATGATCAATTCGACG AACCAGACCGTGGCACGGTGCTGAACTACATTTTCCAGGCGGCCTCCGACGATGAGCTCTCCATCTTCAAGG AGCTGGTCACGATAATACTGGACAATGGCAGGGGCCGCCCCAAGGAAGCGATTGAGGAATTGAGGGTGGAAGATGTCGGGCAGCTTGAAGGTTTCAGTGCGCTGCACATCGCGGCCAGTAAAGGGAGTCTGGAGGTGTGCAGGTACctcgtcgaggagctgctggtagATGTGGATCTGGTCGACAAGGAAG GTAGAACACCTCTGTTGTTTGCAACATACCACAATGGGGGTACTGCCGAATATCTTCTTGATCATGGCGCTAATCAAGACAAAGCTGATCACGATGGGTCTACCCTGTTACATTATGCCGCTGAATTAG GCAATTGTGAAATGGTAGAGCTTTTGCTTGCAAAAGGAGCTTATGTTGACCCGGTATCTGCTTGTGGAACACCACTTCATGTTGCTGCTGGTAAAGGGCATTATGGTGCTATGAAGATTTTACTGGACCACAATGCAGAT TACAACAAGATGGTAAATGGCGTGACACCTCTTATTGTTGCTACAGATGCCAAGTCAATGAAATGTATCAAGCTCCTAGTTAAG GCTGGTGCCAATCTCAAGGAAGCTGCAGCATATACAACTCTCCACGCGGAAAAAGTGGTTTCAGATTACTTTCTCAATTGCATAATGGAGGACGTTGATGCCAACCGTGATGTTCCTTTTGAT GGGCCTATGCTTAAACGGGAAATCGTGACATCAGGGCTTATATCACGAGGGAGCAACTCTTTAAAGAACAAGGATTATGTTGTCGCAGCAAAATTGTACAGTAAG GCAATGGTGCTTGATCCTGATGATGCAGTCTTGTTCTCAGACAGGAGCCTTTGTTGGCTTCAACTGGGTGATGGAAAAACGGCTTTACTAGATGCTAATAGATGCAGAAAAATGCGGCCTCACTGGCCAAAAGCTTGTCACCGGCAGGGTGAAGCTCTGATGCTACTGAAG GACTATGAGGGCGCAAGTGAACGGTTCTGGGATGGACTCAAGTTGGACCCAGTGGACACTGATATCGAGGATGCATTACG GATTTCGGAATGCCACTTTGTACTGTCATCGATGCCAATGCCATCTTGCCATATACCAACCTAA
- the LOC119346718 gene encoding poly [ADP-ribose] polymerase tankyrase-2-like isoform X1: protein MSSSTDAMASPCSHDQFDEPDRGTVLNYIFQAASDDELSIFKELVTIILDNGRGRPKEAIEELRVEDVGQLEGFSALHIAASKGSLEVCRYLVEELLVDVDLVDKEGRTPLLFATYHNGGTAEYLLDHGANQDKADHDGSTLLHYAAELGNCEMVELLLAKGAYVDPVSACGTPLHVAAGKGHYGAMKILLDHNADYNKMVNGVTPLIVATDAKSMKCIKLLVKAGANLKEAAAYTTLHAEKVVSDYFLNCIMEDVDANRDVPFDQGPMLKREIVTSGLISRGSNSLKNKDYVVAAKLYSKAMVLDPDDAVLFSDRSLCWLQLGDGKTALLDANRCRKMRPHWPKACHRQGEALMLLKDYEGASERFWDGLKLDPVDTDIEDALRISECHFVLSSMPMPSCHIPT from the exons ATGTCCTCCTCTACCGACGCCATGGCGTCGCCATGCTCCCATGATCAATTCGACG AACCAGACCGTGGCACGGTGCTGAACTACATTTTCCAGGCGGCCTCCGACGATGAGCTCTCCATCTTCAAGG AGCTGGTCACGATAATACTGGACAATGGCAGGGGCCGCCCCAAGGAAGCGATTGAGGAATTGAGGGTGGAAGATGTCGGGCAGCTTGAAGGTTTCAGTGCGCTGCACATCGCGGCCAGTAAAGGGAGTCTGGAGGTGTGCAGGTACctcgtcgaggagctgctggtagATGTGGATCTGGTCGACAAGGAAG GTAGAACACCTCTGTTGTTTGCAACATACCACAATGGGGGTACTGCCGAATATCTTCTTGATCATGGCGCTAATCAAGACAAAGCTGATCACGATGGGTCTACCCTGTTACATTATGCCGCTGAATTAG GCAATTGTGAAATGGTAGAGCTTTTGCTTGCAAAAGGAGCTTATGTTGACCCGGTATCTGCTTGTGGAACACCACTTCATGTTGCTGCTGGTAAAGGGCATTATGGTGCTATGAAGATTTTACTGGACCACAATGCAGAT TACAACAAGATGGTAAATGGCGTGACACCTCTTATTGTTGCTACAGATGCCAAGTCAATGAAATGTATCAAGCTCCTAGTTAAG GCTGGTGCCAATCTCAAGGAAGCTGCAGCATATACAACTCTCCACGCGGAAAAAGTGGTTTCAGATTACTTTCTCAATTGCATAATGGAGGACGTTGATGCCAACCGTGATGTTCCTTTTGAT CAGGGGCCTATGCTTAAACGGGAAATCGTGACATCAGGGCTTATATCACGAGGGAGCAACTCTTTAAAGAACAAGGATTATGTTGTCGCAGCAAAATTGTACAGTAAG GCAATGGTGCTTGATCCTGATGATGCAGTCTTGTTCTCAGACAGGAGCCTTTGTTGGCTTCAACTGGGTGATGGAAAAACGGCTTTACTAGATGCTAATAGATGCAGAAAAATGCGGCCTCACTGGCCAAAAGCTTGTCACCGGCAGGGTGAAGCTCTGATGCTACTGAAG GACTATGAGGGCGCAAGTGAACGGTTCTGGGATGGACTCAAGTTGGACCCAGTGGACACTGATATCGAGGATGCATTACG GATTTCGGAATGCCACTTTGTACTGTCATCGATGCCAATGCCATCTTGCCATATACCAACCTAA
- the LOC119346718 gene encoding poly [ADP-ribose] polymerase tankyrase-2-like isoform X3, translating to MSSSTDAMASPCSHDQFDEPDRGTVLNYIFQAASDDELSIFKELVTIILDNGRGRPKEAIEELRVEDVGQLEGFSALHIAASKGSLEVCRYLVEELLVDVDLVDKEGRTPLLFATYHNGGTAEYLLDHGANQDKADHDGSTLLHYAAELGNCEMVELLLAKGAYVDPVSACGTPLHVAAGKGHYGAMKILLDHNADYNKMVNGVTPLIVATDAKSMKCIKLLVKAGANLKEAAAYTTLHAEKVVSDYFLNCIMEDVDANRDVPFDQGPMLKREIVTSGLISRGSNSLKNKDYVVAAKLYSKAMVLDPDDAVLFSDRSLCWLQLGDGKTALLDANRCRKMRPHWPKACHRQGEALMLLKDYEGASERFWDGLKLDPVDTDIEDALREAMKSLKTSRSWSMRAN from the exons ATGTCCTCCTCTACCGACGCCATGGCGTCGCCATGCTCCCATGATCAATTCGACG AACCAGACCGTGGCACGGTGCTGAACTACATTTTCCAGGCGGCCTCCGACGATGAGCTCTCCATCTTCAAGG AGCTGGTCACGATAATACTGGACAATGGCAGGGGCCGCCCCAAGGAAGCGATTGAGGAATTGAGGGTGGAAGATGTCGGGCAGCTTGAAGGTTTCAGTGCGCTGCACATCGCGGCCAGTAAAGGGAGTCTGGAGGTGTGCAGGTACctcgtcgaggagctgctggtagATGTGGATCTGGTCGACAAGGAAG GTAGAACACCTCTGTTGTTTGCAACATACCACAATGGGGGTACTGCCGAATATCTTCTTGATCATGGCGCTAATCAAGACAAAGCTGATCACGATGGGTCTACCCTGTTACATTATGCCGCTGAATTAG GCAATTGTGAAATGGTAGAGCTTTTGCTTGCAAAAGGAGCTTATGTTGACCCGGTATCTGCTTGTGGAACACCACTTCATGTTGCTGCTGGTAAAGGGCATTATGGTGCTATGAAGATTTTACTGGACCACAATGCAGAT TACAACAAGATGGTAAATGGCGTGACACCTCTTATTGTTGCTACAGATGCCAAGTCAATGAAATGTATCAAGCTCCTAGTTAAG GCTGGTGCCAATCTCAAGGAAGCTGCAGCATATACAACTCTCCACGCGGAAAAAGTGGTTTCAGATTACTTTCTCAATTGCATAATGGAGGACGTTGATGCCAACCGTGATGTTCCTTTTGAT CAGGGGCCTATGCTTAAACGGGAAATCGTGACATCAGGGCTTATATCACGAGGGAGCAACTCTTTAAAGAACAAGGATTATGTTGTCGCAGCAAAATTGTACAGTAAG GCAATGGTGCTTGATCCTGATGATGCAGTCTTGTTCTCAGACAGGAGCCTTTGTTGGCTTCAACTGGGTGATGGAAAAACGGCTTTACTAGATGCTAATAGATGCAGAAAAATGCGGCCTCACTGGCCAAAAGCTTGTCACCGGCAGGGTGAAGCTCTGATGCTACTGAAG GACTATGAGGGCGCAAGTGAACGGTTCTGGGATGGACTCAAGTTGGACCCAGTGGACACTGATATCGAGGATGCATTACG GGAAGCTATGAAGTCCTTGAAGACGTCTCGGTCTTGGAGCATGAGAGCCAATTGA
- the LOC119346718 gene encoding serine/threonine-protein phosphatase 6 regulatory ankyrin repeat subunit B-like isoform X5: MCQFHLINTLSSIMKILLHIVSNSMGLLCVSWGAISKLHALREDRAVLGNFCGRTPLLFATYHNGGTAEYLLDHGANQDKADHDGSTLLHYAAELGNCEMVELLLAKGAYVDPVSACGTPLHVAAGKGHYGAMKILLDHNADYNKMVNGVTPLIVATDAKSMKCIKLLVKAGANLKEAAAYTTLHAEKVVSDYFLNCIMEDVDANRDVPFDQGPMLKREIVTSGLISRGSNSLKNKDYVVAAKLYSKAMVLDPDDAVLFSDRSLCWLQLGDGKTALLDANRCRKMRPHWPKACHRQGEALMLLKDYEGASERFWDGLKLDPVDTDIEDALRISECHFVLSSMPMPSCHIPT, translated from the exons ATGTGTCAGTTCCATTTAATCAATACTCTCTCGAGCATTATGAAAATCCTGCTTCATATTGTATCTAATTCGATGGGTCTACTTTGTGTGTCTTGGGGAGCCATATCTAAATTACATGCTCTCAGAGAAGACAGAGCAGTGTTAGGAAACTTCTGTG GTAGAACACCTCTGTTGTTTGCAACATACCACAATGGGGGTACTGCCGAATATCTTCTTGATCATGGCGCTAATCAAGACAAAGCTGATCACGATGGGTCTACCCTGTTACATTATGCCGCTGAATTAG GCAATTGTGAAATGGTAGAGCTTTTGCTTGCAAAAGGAGCTTATGTTGACCCGGTATCTGCTTGTGGAACACCACTTCATGTTGCTGCTGGTAAAGGGCATTATGGTGCTATGAAGATTTTACTGGACCACAATGCAGAT TACAACAAGATGGTAAATGGCGTGACACCTCTTATTGTTGCTACAGATGCCAAGTCAATGAAATGTATCAAGCTCCTAGTTAAG GCTGGTGCCAATCTCAAGGAAGCTGCAGCATATACAACTCTCCACGCGGAAAAAGTGGTTTCAGATTACTTTCTCAATTGCATAATGGAGGACGTTGATGCCAACCGTGATGTTCCTTTTGAT CAGGGGCCTATGCTTAAACGGGAAATCGTGACATCAGGGCTTATATCACGAGGGAGCAACTCTTTAAAGAACAAGGATTATGTTGTCGCAGCAAAATTGTACAGTAAG GCAATGGTGCTTGATCCTGATGATGCAGTCTTGTTCTCAGACAGGAGCCTTTGTTGGCTTCAACTGGGTGATGGAAAAACGGCTTTACTAGATGCTAATAGATGCAGAAAAATGCGGCCTCACTGGCCAAAAGCTTGTCACCGGCAGGGTGAAGCTCTGATGCTACTGAAG GACTATGAGGGCGCAAGTGAACGGTTCTGGGATGGACTCAAGTTGGACCCAGTGGACACTGATATCGAGGATGCATTACG GATTTCGGAATGCCACTTTGTACTGTCATCGATGCCAATGCCATCTTGCCATATACCAACCTAA